One segment of Triticum aestivum cultivar Chinese Spring chromosome 2A, IWGSC CS RefSeq v2.1, whole genome shotgun sequence DNA contains the following:
- the LOC123186598 gene encoding uncharacterized protein: MFSGDWTPPCGSCCTKKYATLVQIPWRVFCKKGCNADGDTWEECIGKCTEICYKDPVLEDRQWSAYIDRSPGEDSYSLECFNACISGCGYRFDIPAEKVGLIKPNRPSKPPPPPPPAVERAKPASGPPAGSGEDVPGTSA, encoded by the exons ATGTTCTCCGGCGACTGGACGCCGCCGTGCGGCAGCTGCTGCACCAAGAAGTACGCGACCCTCGTCCAAATCCCAT GGAGGGTGTTCTGCAAGAAGGGGTGCAACGCGGACGGCGACACCTGGGAGGAGT GCATAGGTAAATGCACTGAAATATGCTACAAGGATCCGGTGTTGGAAGATCGCCAGTGGAGTGCCTATATCGACCGGTCACCAGGAGAGGACAGTTACTCTTTG GAGTGCTTCAACGCGTGCATCTCTGGGTGTGGATACAGG TTTGACATACCGGCGGAGAAAGTCGGGCTCATCAAGCCGAACAGGCCTTCCAAGcccccaccaccacctcctcctgcgGTCGAACGGGCCAAGCCAGCCTCAGGGCCTCCTGCCGGGAGCGGTGAAGACGTGCCTGGCACATCGGCGTAG
- the LOC123191071 gene encoding bystin, which produces MAGKKRKSAEKQPKGSRLPLGADADAVADAGKRRRSGAAKRHQAEEEESVPSSISAKILREALKQQQEEGLADSRDLVAAAATPAAAAVSAPSTSLPFPVPAADGDDDDEDVDEFDGFDALSEYDGGVPEIDEEDEKALAAFMSKDTSSKRSLGDIILQKIREKDATVSTEGRPAVKLDSRIIELYKEVGQLLSRYTSGKIPKAFKRIPSLECWADVLQLTEPQNWSPNAVYQATRLFSSNMNAKNAVRFYEAILLPRLRHDIKTNKRLHFALYQSMKKSLYKPAAFFKGILLPLCQEGNCTLREAVIIGSIIQKVTIPPLHASAALMKLADLEYCGTTSYFIKLFLDKKYALPYRVLDAVFAHFMRFLDDERSMPVIWHQSLLAFVERYKNELEKKDKEQLLRLLDNQKHYLVTPEIRRELRSSANRGEKPTDMSICSPVSVITKPIEEDRWNVPEVPMEED; this is translated from the exons ATGGCCGGGAAGAAGCGCAAGTCCGCCGAGAAGCAGCCCAAGGGCAGCCGCCTTCCGCTcggcgccgacgccgacgcggTGGCCGACGCCGGCAAGCGCCGCCGCTCCGGCGCCGCCAAGCGCCaccaggccgaggaggaggagtccGTGCCCTCCTCCATCAGCGCCAAGATCCTCCGCGAGGCCCtcaagcagcagcaggaggagggcCTCGCCGACTCCcgcgacctcgtcgccgccgccgccacaccagcCGCCGCAGCTGTTTCCGCCCCGTCCACGTCCTTGCCGTTCCCCGTCCCTGCTGCcgacggcgacgatgacgacgaggacgTCGACGAGTTCGACGGCTTCGACGCCCTGAGCGAGTACGACGGCGGCGTG CCGGAGATCGACGAGGAGGATGAGAAGGCCCTCGCCGCATTCATGTCCAAGGACACCTCCTCCAAGCGATCGCTTGGTGATATCATCCTCCAGAAGATCAGGGAGAAGGACGCCACTGTCTCAACAG AAGGACGGCCTGCTGTCAAGTTGGACAGCCGAATTATTGAACTCTATAAAGA GGTTGGCCAGCTCTTGAGCCGATACACCAGTGGCAAGATTCCCAAAGCATTCAAGCGTATCCCATCGTTGGAATGCTGGGCAGATGTGCTGCAGTTAACTGAGCCTCAGAACTGGTCTCCTAACGCAGTGTACCAAGCAACACGGCTCTTCTCTTCAAACATGAACGCGAAGAACGCCGTGCGGTTCTACGAAGCTATTCTGCTGCCGCGTCTTCGCCATGACATAAAAACTAACAAGAGGCTCCATTTTGCACTTTATCAGTCTATGAAAAAATCCCTCTACAAGCCTGCTGCCTTTTTCAAAGGAATTTTGCTGCCACTCTGTCAG GAAGGAAATTGCACTCTGCGTGAAGCAGTAATTATTGGTAGTATTATCCAGAAAGTCACCATTCCTCCACTCCATGCGAG CGCGGCATTAATGAAACTAGCAGATTTGGAGTACTGTGGCACCACTAG TTACTTTATCAAGCTGTTTCTGGATAAGAAATATGCTTTGCCGTACCGTGTACTTGATGCTGTTTTTGCCCATTTCATGCGGTTTCTTGACGATGAGAGGAGCATGCCTGTTATATGGCACCAGTCACTGCTCGCCTTTGTGGAAAG ATACAAGAATGAGTtggagaagaaagacaaggagcaaCTCTTGCGCTTGTTAGATAACCAGAAGCATTATTTG GTGACTCCAGAAATTCGCAGGGAGCTCCGGAGCAGCGCCAACAGGGGAGAAAAGCCAACCGATATGTCGATAT GCTCACCTGTTTCCGTGATCACCAAGCCGATTGAAGAGGACAGGTGGAATGTTCCAGAAGTGCCCATGGAGGAGGATTAA